From the Roseibium sp. HPY-6 genome, one window contains:
- a CDS encoding GNAT family N-acetyltransferase, translating into MEPEIQIEKAAISHLRDIVAIINAGATSVRKDREFDNWQDYRPALEALIAAPEVDIYVALNEAGEVVGTYQIHFLKGMAFKGRPRVELESVHVRADQRGKGVGRKMMAHAEDLARQFNACMLQLTSNREREGSHPFYRRLGYDQSHLGYKKMLL; encoded by the coding sequence GTGGAACCCGAAATCCAAATCGAAAAGGCTGCGATTAGCCACCTCCGCGACATCGTTGCCATCATAAATGCCGGTGCCACGAGTGTGCGCAAGGACAGGGAATTCGACAACTGGCAGGACTACCGGCCCGCTCTCGAAGCGCTCATCGCAGCGCCGGAAGTCGATATCTATGTCGCCCTCAACGAGGCCGGAGAAGTCGTCGGTACGTATCAGATCCATTTCCTGAAGGGGATGGCCTTCAAGGGCCGGCCGCGTGTCGAACTTGAAAGCGTTCACGTGCGCGCTGATCAGCGCGGCAAAGGTGTTGGCCGCAAGATGATGGCGCACGCGGAAGACCTTGCGCGACAGTTCAATGCCTGCATGTTGCAGTTGACATCGAACCGGGAGCGCGAAGGCTCACACCCTTTCTATCGCCGGCTCGGGTATGACCAAAGTCATCTGGGCTACAAGAAAATGCTGCTCTAG